A part of Lacibacter sp. H407 genomic DNA contains:
- a CDS encoding C40 family peptidase, with protein MLRTIFVFHFIAFLCYAIGSCSYFTSNDTLVESDSDSVVIIEPLPGEIANDTTIFDPVIVRNDADKSADTVEEVSPEQLLAYAKTLIGTTYKYASIDPAEGLDCSGFITHVFNHFSIQVPRSSIDFTNYGINISTVEAKPGDLILFTGTDTLVEVVGHMGIVSAVGDELLEFIHSTSGKAFGVTITTLNEHYRKRFVKVIRIPYIPTADL; from the coding sequence GTGCTACGTACCATCTTTGTATTTCATTTCATCGCTTTTCTTTGTTATGCTATTGGCAGTTGTAGCTATTTTACAAGCAATGATACATTGGTTGAAAGTGATAGTGATTCCGTTGTTATCATTGAACCTTTACCTGGAGAGATAGCAAATGATACAACCATTTTTGATCCTGTTATAGTTAGGAATGATGCCGATAAGTCAGCTGATACAGTAGAGGAAGTGTCGCCGGAACAACTGTTGGCTTATGCTAAAACTTTAATTGGTACGACCTACAAATATGCTTCCATTGATCCCGCTGAAGGGTTAGACTGTTCCGGGTTCATCACCCATGTATTCAATCATTTTTCAATACAAGTGCCACGATCGTCAATTGATTTTACAAATTATGGAATAAACATCAGCACGGTTGAAGCAAAACCAGGCGATTTGATCTTATTTACCGGTACCGACACGTTGGTTGAAGTAGTTGGCCATATGGGTATTGTTTCAGCAGTTGGCGATGAGTTGTTGGAATTTATACATTCAACGTCGGGTAAGGCCTTTGGCGTAACCATCACTACTTTAAATGAACATTACAGAAAGCGTTTTGTAAAAGTGATCCGCATCCCTTACATACCTACTGCGGATTTATAA
- a CDS encoding nucleoside 2-deoxyribosyltransferase: MKAYISISYHKRQSLNTALTAIVSVLDELSIEPFVFVDHYKFDTTQEEEMMAAAISELDHCQLLIAETSHKGIGIGIEAGYAKALNKPIVYIRHKEAEHSTTLSGISDYRIIYKSADDLQQQLDLIIKEIIAPVTVSTPHSN; the protein is encoded by the coding sequence ATGAAAGCCTATATTTCCATCAGCTATCACAAAAGGCAAAGCTTAAACACCGCACTTACAGCTATCGTTAGCGTGCTGGATGAGTTGAGTATTGAACCATTTGTATTTGTAGATCATTATAAATTTGATACAACCCAGGAAGAAGAAATGATGGCGGCTGCTATTTCCGAATTAGACCACTGCCAGTTACTCATTGCAGAAACTTCACACAAAGGAATTGGTATTGGCATTGAAGCCGGTTATGCAAAAGCATTGAACAAACCAATTGTTTATATCCGTCATAAAGAAGCAGAACATTCCACCACTCTTTCAGGCATCAGCGATTACAGGATCATTTATAAAAGTGCAGACGATCTGCAACAACAGCTTGACCTCATCATCAAGGAAATTATTGCGCCTGTAACTGTTTCAACGCCGCATAGCAACTAA
- a CDS encoding deoxycytidylate deaminase has product MSKRTNYISWDEYFMGVALLSAKRSKDPSTQVGACIVNSKNKIVGAGYNGLPAGCDDDEFPWEKQGEFLQTKYPYVCHAELNAILNNIGMDLHGCRIYTALFPCNECAKAIIQSGITEVIFLSDKYAESDASLASKRMLGTAGVSYRKVESKIDSIELSFHEKHV; this is encoded by the coding sequence ATGAGCAAACGAACCAATTATATTTCCTGGGATGAATACTTTATGGGCGTCGCCTTATTGTCGGCTAAACGAAGTAAGGATCCGTCCACACAGGTTGGCGCCTGCATTGTAAACAGCAAAAATAAAATTGTGGGAGCAGGTTATAACGGGTTACCGGCCGGTTGCGATGATGATGAATTTCCATGGGAGAAACAAGGTGAATTTCTGCAAACAAAATATCCCTACGTATGTCACGCAGAACTCAATGCAATTTTAAATAATATCGGGATGGACTTGCATGGCTGCAGAATTTATACAGCTTTGTTTCCCTGTAACGAATGTGCAAAAGCCATCATACAGTCGGGCATTACTGAAGTGATCTTTCTATCGGATAAATATGCTGAGAGCGACGCATCACTTGCATCGAAACGGATGCTTGGAACAGCTGGTGTCAGTTACCGGAAAGTGGAATCAAAGATCGACAGCATTGAACTGTCGTTTCATGAAAAGCATGTATAA
- a CDS encoding TonB-dependent receptor domain-containing protein, with amino-acid sequence MKCLPILILLIHLTGVLHAQTNAEKNFRINGSVTDEKGKAVALATVSIYKMSDSSFVSATATDEKGKFELAVVSGIYSIAVTFLSYDELRVDNISVDGKNSNVGKLVLKQGAKEMSEIVITSEKKMMELKLDKRVYNVNQDVSNIGANASEILGNIPSVTVDVDGNVALRGSQGVRILIDGKPSALTGLRSTDALRNLQGAMIERIEVITNPSSRYDAAGETGIINIILKKNKTRGFNGNLTGTAGFPSNFSGAYSINYRTQKMNLFSSFGSNYRQNPGNGSSTQRINNSDTSFIYNQTNNRTRRDFSVNFMAGIDYYISTNTTFTGSFLIDGGKENNTTNLLYENFNEVGLLTGSSLRTDLETANERDTEVSLNLTRKFPGDHEREWITDFKWTNSGETESSDYLQTFSDGRKPSLQRSGNPAYEDNVLLQTDYIHGFGKDGKFETGLKGAMRRITNEFLVEGQDSVSSVWSPLTGFDNNMEFTEQVYAVYGLLGNKVKKFSYQLGLRAELTAMRTGLTKTNEVNERTYFNVFPSSSFSYELNEKNTIQFSYSYRINRPNFRNLTPFADFSDPLVYFVGNPNLNPEFTHSMEAGHLVDWGSGSLLSGVYYRYKTGVVERIRRVKSDTSIIIPVNLSTQRELGLEMTAAIKLAEWWSVNSTVNFFRAVANGRYDTTILQSKTVSWTNRTTSKMTFFKELDFQASVNYESPRVTTQGRTLAIYSIDLGLVKDVFKDKGTLTFNVRDLLNSRRRRSIVDIPGYYSSSDFLWRPRQMTLTLNFRINQQKVQREEKGNDDGGFEN; translated from the coding sequence ATGAAGTGTTTGCCGATATTGATTCTATTGATTCATTTGACAGGAGTACTCCATGCGCAGACGAATGCAGAAAAGAATTTTCGTATCAATGGCTCTGTAACCGATGAAAAAGGGAAAGCCGTCGCACTTGCTACTGTCAGTATTTATAAAATGAGCGATTCGTCGTTCGTTTCTGCTACAGCAACAGACGAAAAAGGAAAATTTGAATTGGCTGTTGTATCAGGCATCTATTCAATTGCTGTTACCTTTTTATCATACGATGAATTAAGGGTTGATAATATTTCTGTGGATGGTAAAAATAGTAATGTTGGAAAGCTTGTTTTAAAACAGGGAGCGAAAGAAATGTCAGAGATCGTGATCACATCCGAAAAGAAGATGATGGAGTTGAAGCTGGATAAGCGGGTGTATAATGTAAATCAGGATGTAAGTAATATTGGTGCCAATGCATCGGAGATCCTTGGAAACATTCCTTCTGTTACGGTTGATGTGGATGGAAATGTGGCATTACGTGGCAGCCAGGGCGTTCGTATTTTGATTGATGGCAAACCCTCTGCTTTAACGGGTTTACGAAGTACAGATGCACTCCGTAATTTACAGGGAGCTATGATCGAACGTATAGAAGTGATCACCAACCCATCTTCCCGTTACGACGCTGCAGGCGAAACCGGGATCATCAACATCATTCTCAAAAAAAATAAAACAAGAGGTTTCAACGGAAATCTTACAGGTACTGCAGGCTTCCCTTCAAATTTCAGCGGCGCATACAGCATCAATTACCGTACACAGAAAATGAATCTGTTCTCCAGTTTTGGAAGCAACTATCGTCAGAATCCCGGCAACGGATCATCCACCCAACGAATTAACAATAGCGATACCAGCTTTATTTATAATCAAACCAACAACCGTACACGAAGAGATTTTTCGGTGAACTTTATGGCAGGGATCGATTATTATATTTCTACCAACACAACCTTTACCGGTTCTTTCTTGATCGATGGCGGCAAAGAAAATAATACAACGAATCTGTTGTATGAAAACTTCAATGAGGTTGGTTTATTAACAGGCAGTAGCTTGCGAACAGATCTTGAAACTGCGAATGAACGTGATACAGAAGTGTCGTTGAATTTAACCCGCAAGTTTCCCGGCGATCATGAACGTGAATGGATCACCGATTTTAAATGGACCAATAGTGGTGAAACGGAGAGCTCTGACTATCTGCAAACATTTTCCGATGGCAGAAAACCTTCGTTGCAACGTTCAGGAAATCCGGCTTACGAGGACAATGTGCTTTTGCAAACTGATTACATCCATGGCTTTGGGAAAGATGGAAAATTTGAAACTGGTTTGAAGGGTGCAATGCGTCGCATTACTAATGAGTTTTTAGTGGAAGGACAGGATAGTGTATCATCAGTTTGGTCGCCACTTACAGGCTTTGATAATAACATGGAATTTACGGAGCAGGTATACGCAGTGTATGGTTTGCTTGGAAATAAAGTGAAGAAGTTTTCGTATCAGCTGGGGTTACGTGCCGAGTTAACAGCCATGCGTACCGGCTTAACCAAAACCAATGAAGTAAATGAACGCACTTACTTCAATGTATTTCCATCTTCCAGTTTTTCGTATGAATTGAATGAAAAAAATACAATTCAATTCAGTTATAGTTATCGCATCAACCGACCCAATTTCAGAAACCTGACACCGTTTGCAGATTTTTCTGATCCACTCGTTTATTTTGTTGGAAACCCAAATTTGAATCCTGAGTTCACACATTCAATGGAAGCAGGTCATTTAGTTGACTGGGGTTCAGGGTCGTTACTTTCGGGTGTGTATTACCGTTATAAAACAGGTGTGGTAGAACGGATCCGCAGGGTCAAATCTGACACAAGTATTATTATTCCTGTAAATCTTTCTACACAACGGGAACTCGGACTTGAAATGACAGCTGCCATAAAGCTTGCAGAATGGTGGAGTGTAAACAGTACGGTCAATTTTTTCCGTGCAGTTGCAAATGGAAGATATGATACTACAATTCTGCAAAGCAAAACTGTTTCGTGGACAAACAGAACCACTTCTAAAATGACCTTTTTTAAAGAACTGGATTTTCAGGCATCGGTGAATTATGAATCGCCACGTGTTACTACACAAGGAAGAACGTTGGCGATCTATTCCATTGATCTGGGTTTGGTAAAAGATGTGTTTAAAGACAAAGGCACACTTACGTTTAACGTACGTGATCTGCTGAACAGTCGCAGAAGAAGATCGATCGTTGATATACCCGGCTATTATTCCAGTTCCGATTTTTTATGGCGTCCACGGCAAATGACATTGACGTTGAACTTTCGAATCAATCAACAAAAAGTACAACGTGAAGAAAAAGGAAATGATGATGGCGGATTTGAAAATTAA
- a CDS encoding sensor histidine kinase produces the protein MKKQKFLLLLTILLVSLLLIVTNYYTIKVLSAVRAYINGESEYSKGQKDATLYLVTYVESENIAYWHAFKKAIAVPKGDNIARNSMLANKEDEIAKQGFLTGRNNISDIPNMIWLFKTFNNVSFMKRAIDIWASAEPLINKLDTIGENIHLQIQGEKLSADARLNNVKEINYISSQLSEKESAFSNALGETARDINGYLLFVNIFLILLLLSVIAVFTVKMLNNQIAAEKALTAKNTELNATNKELEQFTYAASHDLQEPLRMVSAYMGLLQKRYDGQLDEKAQSYIHYAVDGANRMKVLINDLLEYSRTSSSTVAYSDVLVTGVLEDIQKTFREDLQEPGAGIFFSELPTIKANKMQMLQLFQNLVGNAIKYRNEAAPQIHISATTTNTHWIFSVKDNGQGIDPKYYEKIFGMFQRLHSNTTHKGTGIGLALCKKIAERHGGDIWLTSEPGRGSNFFFSVAKPA, from the coding sequence ATGAAGAAACAGAAATTTTTGTTGTTGCTGACCATTCTCCTCGTTTCACTATTGTTGATTGTTACTAATTATTACACCATAAAAGTGCTGTCGGCTGTAAGGGCCTATATAAACGGCGAATCGGAGTATTCCAAAGGGCAAAAAGATGCAACACTATACCTGGTCACTTATGTTGAATCAGAAAACATTGCTTATTGGCATGCATTTAAAAAAGCGATCGCTGTACCAAAAGGAGACAATATTGCACGCAACAGTATGCTGGCAAACAAAGAAGACGAAATTGCAAAACAAGGCTTTCTTACGGGAAGAAATAACATCAGCGATATTCCAAATATGATATGGCTGTTCAAAACGTTCAATAATGTATCGTTTATGAAACGGGCTATTGACATCTGGGCATCGGCTGAACCGCTGATCAATAAACTCGATACAATTGGTGAGAATATTCATTTACAAATTCAGGGCGAGAAACTTTCAGCAGATGCACGGTTGAACAATGTAAAAGAGATCAACTACATTTCATCGCAATTATCAGAAAAAGAAAGTGCTTTTTCAAATGCACTTGGTGAAACCGCCAGAGATATCAACGGATATCTGCTGTTTGTAAATATCTTTTTGATCCTTTTACTCTTAAGCGTGATCGCTGTGTTTACTGTAAAAATGCTGAACAATCAGATCGCTGCTGAAAAAGCATTAACCGCAAAAAATACAGAACTCAATGCTACCAATAAAGAGCTGGAGCAGTTTACCTATGCAGCTTCACATGATCTGCAGGAACCTCTCCGGATGGTATCGGCCTATATGGGATTGCTGCAAAAACGATATGATGGACAGTTGGATGAAAAAGCCCAATCGTATATTCATTATGCTGTTGATGGCGCTAACAGAATGAAAGTGTTGATCAACGACTTGCTTGAATATTCACGAACAAGCAGCAGTACCGTTGCTTACAGCGATGTACTCGTTACGGGTGTATTGGAAGATATTCAAAAAACATTTCGAGAAGATCTGCAAGAACCGGGAGCAGGTATTTTCTTTTCTGAATTGCCAACGATCAAAGCAAACAAAATGCAGATGCTGCAGCTATTCCAAAACCTGGTTGGCAATGCGATCAAATACAGAAATGAAGCAGCACCGCAAATCCATATCTCTGCAACAACTACAAACACCCATTGGATCTTTTCTGTAAAAGATAATGGCCAGGGAATTGATCCAAAATATTACGAAAAAATATTCGGCATGTTTCAGCGCCTGCACAGTAATACAACGCATAAGGGAACAGGAATTGGTTTAGCCTTGTGTAAAAAAATTGCTGAACGTCATGGCGGCGATATCTGGCTTACATCAGAACCCGGTAGAGGAAGTAATTTCTTTTTCTCCGTTGCAAAACCTGCCTGA